From a region of the Osmia lignaria lignaria isolate PbOS001 chromosome 1, iyOsmLign1, whole genome shotgun sequence genome:
- the LOC143305235 gene encoding NPC intracellular cholesterol transporter 1 homolog 1b, with protein sequence MKQSILLLTLCCAFTLTSCQKKENNKNKCVWYGVCSLSENNMPRNCAYNGAPQPVNNTIVADRLRQKCPHYFKDTDSSGPTLCCDQKNIETLVSQLDLAESVFGRCPTCLRNFYKLICDISCSPEQSRFLKVSKTEVNSEGKEYVTEIQIYLSEEYMNGTYESCKYIVNPISGSLAMDLACGVHGASRCTPKLWYEYQGDPDANNLISFRMIFLTDQPSSNETVERWNEPVKRCNESYDGWLACSCVDCPKACPITKLPEINSDFLIFHHNGYGILAGIALVLFLVSLTIAYGIFRSNVQKEVENNKSHKGGWYFLPWKKFHQVFHSFFAIWGKGFAKYPGIVLVIFSYVLLGLSYGIQYLSITSDPIEIWAAPTSRARIEKDYYDSHFQPFYRAEQIYIKSVGLEKVTHNTSSGLLEFGPIFNKEFLLAVYDLQNKILQLGQEDGEGLERICYAPVQNDFTGPVTLDLCTVQSVWGYFQNRLDIFNQTIVSDPYEINYLDQLYKCAQNPFDPNCLAPYKGPVLPALAYGGFLREDEFNYNSKDYIKASGLILSFLVKNSLNDSVLESIYKWEQRFLDFMKEWNIKERPKFMDVAYTTEKSIQDELERSSKAEALTVVFSYLLMFLYVAFALSKIKCSLKEYFANGKMMISIGGVLIVIASVASSLGLFGYIGVPTTLLTIEVIPFLVLAVGVDNIFILVQTHERNPKHPDESIPDHIGRIMAIVGPSMLLTSTSECLCFLIGTLSSMPAVNTFALYASLSIFINFILQITAFVSLLSLDEQRYENNLLDIFCCIKTKRRDSAAEEVEEDFGLIHAIFKRFYTPYLMKTPIRILVLIVFVVGLVMHAVLLPNIGIGLDQKLSMPEDSYVLKYFQFMEDLLSMGPPVYFVLTPGLNFSRKEVQNVICGGQGCNTDSLYTQIYSAARQPATSYLSKSASSWIDDYIDWSGINGCCKYFKNNQSFCPHTEVTCETCDIDLDAFRPNDYSFRKYLSYFLQDIPDQGCAKGGRAAYPDALNYYVDKYGLTDVGDSYFMGYHTPLKKSSDWYESLKYSRMIAANITKMINEENFTDNQITVFPYSVFYVYYEQYLTIWVEALTSLGLSLCLIFLATLVLTGFSLFSAVMVLFTVFMIIVNIAGLMYWWNIELNAVSLVNLVMAAGISVEFCSHMIHFYLKSTAFTRIDRASETLNKMGSSVFSGITLTKIIGIVVLAFSKTQIFQVFYFRMYLGIVIFGAAHGLIFLPVLLSFIGPSKT encoded by the exons ATGAAGCAAAGTATCTTGTTGCTAACGCTGTGTTGCGCGTTTACGTTAACATCTTGTCAGAAGaaagagaataataaaaataagtgcGTATGGTACGGAGTCTGTAGTCTGTCGGAGAATAATATGCCTCGTAATTGCGCGTACAATGGTGCACCACAACCTGTAAATAACACGATCGTAGCAGACCGTCTACGACAGAAATGTCCGCATTATTTCAAAGACACCG ACTCGAGTGGACCAACGTTATGTTGCGACCAGAAAAATATCGAAACGTTGGTCTCGCAACTGGACTTGGCCGAAAGTGTCTTTGGCAGATGCCCAACGTGTCTAAGAAATTTTTACAAGTTGATATGCGACATAAGCTGTAGTCCTGAACAGAGTCGATTTCTGAAAGTCTCAAAGACCGAGGTAAATTCGGAAGGGAAGGAATACGTGACAGAAATTCAG ATTTATCTTTCGGAAGAGTACATGAACGGCACTTACGAGTCTTGTAAGTATATCGTTAATCCAATATCCGGAAGTTTAGCCATGGATTTGGCTTGTGGTGTGCACGGTGCTAGTCGATGTACGCCAAAATT ATGGTACGAGTATCAAGGTGATCCTGACGCGAACAATTTAATAAGTTTTCGAATGATTTTCCTAACCGATCAGCCTTCTTCGAACGAGACGGTAGAAAGGTGGAACGAACCGGTCAAGAGGTGCAACGAATCCTACGAT GGTTGGTTGGCGTGCAGCTGCGTCGATTGTCCTAAGGCCTGTCCTATTACGAAATTACCAGAAATCAATtctgatttccttatttttcatCACAACGGCTACGGTATTCTGGCAGGAATTGCCCTCGTTTTATTCCTCGTATCTCTGACAATAGCCTATGGAATATTCCGCTCCA ACGTGCAGAAGGaggtagaaaataataaaagtcacAAAGGAGGATGGTATTTTCTTCCTtggaaaaaatttcaccaagtatttcattcattttttgcTATTTGGGGTAAAG GTTTCGCAAAATATCCGGGCATCGTACTGGTCATCTTTTCTTACGTTTTATTGGGATTAAGCTATGGAATTCAATACCTCTCTATAACTAGCGATCCGATTGAAATTTGGGCAGCACCAACTAGCAGAGCTAGAATCGAAAAAGATTATTACGATTCTCATTTTCAACCTTTTTACAGAGCCGAACAGATTTACATCAAATCCGTAGGACTGGAGAAG GTGACGCACAACACGTCGAGCGGTCTCCTCGAATTCGGTCCAATTTTCAACAAGGAGTTTTTATTGGCGGTCTACGATCTTCAGAACAAGATATTGCAA CTTGGACAAGAGGATGGAGAAGGTTTGGAGCGTATTTGTTACGCTCCGGTTCAAAACGATTTTACCGGACCCGTTACGTTGGATCTTTGCACCGTACAAAGCGTATGGGGTTATTTTCAAAACCGTCTAGATATTTTTAACCAAACGATCGTATCCGACCCgtacgaaattaattatttagatCAATTATACAAGTGCGCTCA aaaTCCGTTCGACCCGAATTGTTTAGCGCCGTACAAAGGGCCTGTTTTGCCTGCGTTAGCTTACGGTGGATTTCTGCGAGAAGATGAATTTAACTATAATTCGAAAGATTACATCAAAGCAAGTGGTCTGATATTATCCTTTTTGGTGAAAAATTCGTTAAACGATTCGGTGCTCGAGTCGATTTACAAATGGGAACAGCG atTTCTCGATTTTATGAAGGAATGGAACATTAAAGAACGTCCAAAATTCATGGATGTAGCGTATACTACAGAAAAATCAATTCAAGATGAATTGGAACGATCTTCGAAAGCAGAAGCGTTAACGGTAGTTTTCAGCTATCTCTTGATGTTCCTTTACGTTGCGTTTGCACTGAGCAAAATAAAATGTTCGCTGAAAGAATATTTC GCCAACGGTAAAATGATGATTAGCATCGGTGGAGTTTTAATAGTAATAGCCTCGGTAGCTTCTTCTCTCGGTCTATTTGGCTATATCGGTGTACCCACCACGCTACTTACCATCGAG GTAATCCCGTTCTTGGTATTGGCCGTGGGAGtggataatatttttattttggttCAAACGCACGAAAGAAATCCGAAACACCCCGACGAATCGATACCGGATCATATCGGAAGAATTATGGCAATAGTTGGTCCATCGATGTTACTTACCAGTACTTCCGAGTGTCTTTGTTTCTTGATCG gAACGTTATCTTCGATGCCGGCGGTAAATACTTTTGCGCTTTATGCATCTTTGTcgattttcatcaattttattcTACAAATAACAGCTTTCGTTAGTCTGTTATCACTGGACGAACAAAGATACGAG AACAATTTGTTGGATATATTTTGCTGTATAAAAACGAAAAGAAGAGATTCCGCGGCGGAGGAGGTGGAAGAAGACTTTGGTTTAATACACGCGATATTTAAACGATTTTATACACCGTATCTGATGAAAACACCAATCAGAATACTTGTATTGATCGTATTCGTGGTTGGTCTTGTGATGCATGCGGTACTATTGCCAAATATTGGCATCGGTTTAGACCAAAAGCTATCGATGCCCGAAGATTCTtacgttttaaaatattttcag TTTATGGAAGATTTATTGTCAATGGGTCCGCCAGTGTACTTTGTGCTGACCCCTGGCCTCAATTTTAGTCGTAAGGAGGTTCAAAATGTAATTTGCGGAGGTCAAGGATGCAATACCGATTCCCTTTATACACAGATCTATTCGGCAGCCAGACAACCTGCTAC ATCGTATTTGTCGAAATCCGCTTCGTCTTGGATAGACGATTATATAGACTGGTCTGGGATTAATGGTTGCTGCAAGTACTTTAAAAATAATCAATCCTTTTGTCCACATACGGAAG TTACTTGCGAGACATGCGACATCGACCTCGATGCTTTCCGACCAAACGATTAcagttttcgaaaatatctatcGTATTTTTTGCAAGACATTCCCGATCAAGGTTGCGCAAAAGGTGGACGTGCCGCGTATCCGGAC GCATTAAATTACTACGTTGACAAATATGGACTAACGGATGTTGGGGACAGTTACTTTATGGGATATCATACTCCGTTGAAAAAGTCCTCGGATTGGTACGAATCATTAAAGTATTCTAGAATGATTGCAGCAAATATTACAAAGAtgataaacgaagaaaatttcaCCGATAACCAGATAACCGTCTTTCCATACAG tGTATTTTACGTATATTACGAGCAGTATCTTACCATTTGGGTAGAAGCGCTTACGTCCTTGGGTTTGTCTCTCTGCCTTATTTTCCTGGCGACTCTAGTTCTTACAGGATTCTCCTTATTTTCGGCGGTAATGGTGCTATTCACCGTATTCATGATCATCGTAAACATAGCTGGTCTCATGTATTGGTGGAACATTGAATTGAACGCGGTATCTCTTGTTAATTTGGTAATG GCTGCCGGTATATCTGTCGAGTTTTGTAGTCACATGATACATTTCTACTTGAAATCTACAGCATTTACAAGAATCGATCGTGCGTCCGAAACTTTGAACAAAATGGGAAGTTCG GTTTTCTCTGGTATCACTTTAACGAAAATTATAGGAATCGTGGTATTGGCATTCTCCAAAACTCAAATCTTTCAAGTATTCTACTTCAGAATGTATTTGGGTATAGTAATTTTTGGCGCTGCGCATGGCCTAATATTTTTGCCTGTATTGTTAAGTTTCATAG GTCCCTCGAAAACGTGA
- the MED10 gene encoding mediator complex subunit 10 yields the protein MASALENLETQLELFIENVRQIRIIVSDFQPQGQNVLNQKIQGLVNGLQEIDKLKSQVQDVHVPLEVFDYIDQGRNPQLYTKDCIEKALTKNEQVKGKIDAYRKFKANMLVELTRVFPHELAKYRAIRGDE from the exons ATGGCGTCTGCTTTAGAAAACCTGGAGACCCAGTTGGAGCTTTTCATAGAAAACGTAAGACAAATACGCATTATAGTAAGTGATTTTCAACCTCAAGGACAAAACGTATTGAACCAAAAGAT CCAAGGTTTAGTTAATGGTTTACAAGAAATAGATAAATTAAAGTCTCAAGTTCAAGATGTTCATGTACCTTTGGAGGTTTTCGA CTACATCGATCAAGGCAGAAATCCACAGTTGTACACAAAGGATTGCATAGAAAAAGCATTAACTAAAAACGAGCAAGTGAAAGGAAAGATCGATGCTTACAGAAAATTTAAAGCAAATATGCTCGTAGAATTAACTAGAGTTTTCCCGCACGAATTGGCAAAGTACAGAGCGATACGAGGCGACGAGTGA
- the Hexo1 gene encoding beta-hexosaminidase 1 translates to MIGLLIVVSIVGIGSSVNVEDKYRSPWHYKCEGGLCKKELIRSEITLAVPLEICELFCDASSSLWPKATGHLSLSKKMVHLDPEKIELIDTPSGTQVEYLLERNMDLLRENAKNLNGKLIESGDGGAGMLVRFTGLVKTDRIKLTLHTDESYSLTVTQVNETLLETRVTARSYFGARHALETLSQMIVFDDFRNQIEIPNEISITDGPVYPYRGLLLDTSRNFVDKSKILKTIDGMAMSKLNTLHWHIIDSQSFPYVSRTWPKFSTFGRYARDKIYDEKDIKEIRDYGLVRGVRVLPEFDAPAHVGEGWQWVENDAIVCFKAEPWRNYCVEPPCGQLNPTSDKVYQLLEGIYRDMFEDFQPDLFHMGGDEVNLNCWNSSVVIQNWMKTVQGWNLSETSFYMLWEYFQEQALERVKLANGGKEIPVILWTSGLTNEKNINRLDPDKYIIQIWTTAKDPTVGRLIRNNFRVIFSNYDALYLDCGFSAWIGDGNNWCAPYKGWQKVYENSPLKIIRSQGLEMKRNLVLGGEATLWTEQADSMSVDSKLWPRSAALAERLWAEPNSSWIYAEHRMLRHRQRLVKRGILADALEPEWCLQNQGHCYA, encoded by the exons ATGATCGGTTTATTAATCGTCGTTTCTATCGTTGGAATTGGCAGCAGCGTCAATGTCGAAGATAAGTATCG TTCACCGTGGCATTACAAATGCGAGGGTGGTCTTTGCAAAAAGGAATTAATTAGAAGCGAAATTACATTGGCTGTCCCATTGGAAATATGCGAATTATTTTGCGATGCATCCAGTTCGTTGTGGCCAAAAGCAACCGGTCACTTGTCTCTCAGCAAAAAGATGGTTCACCTTGATCCCGAGAAAATCGAATTAATCGATACGCCGAGTGGTACACAAGTTGAATATCTTCTTGAAAGAAATATGGATTTATTACGAGAGAATGCAAAGAATTTGAACGGGAAATTAATAGAAAGTGGTGATGGTGGTGCAGGTATGCTTGTACGATTTACGGGACTCGTTAAAACTGACCGCATCAAATTGACCTTGCACACGGATGAAAGTTACAGTTTAACTGTGACACAAGTAAACGAAACG TTACTGGAAACAAGAGTGACCGCGAGATCGTATTTCGGTGCACGACACGCGCTGGAAACGTTGAGTCAGATGATCGTTTTCGACGATTTTCGGAATCAGATTGAAATTCCAAATGAAATCTCGATTACCGATGGACCCGTATATCCGTACCGTGGACTATTACTGGATACCAGCCGGAATTTCGTCGACAAGtcaaagatattaaaaacgATCGATGGAATGGCCATGTCAAAGTTAAATACTTTACACTGGCACATAATCGATTCTCAGAGTTTTCCGTATGTCAGCAGAACGTGGCCAAAATTTTCAACGTTCGGTCGTTACGCTCGAGACAAGATCTACGATGAAAAAGACATTAAGGAGATTCGGGATTACGGGCTGGTTCGTGGTGTCAGAGTATTGCCGGAATTTGACGCACCAGCCCACGTAGGAGAAGGATGGCAATgg GTGGAAAACGATGCGATCGTTTGCTTCAAAGCGGAACCATGGAGAAATTATTGCGTCGAGCCACCCTGCGGTCAACTTAATCCAACCAGTGATAAAGTATACCAACTTCTCGAAGGAATATACAGAGATATGTTTGAAGATTTTCAACCAGATCTATTTCATATGGGAGGAGACGAGGTGAACCTAAATTGTTGGAACTCTTCGGTCGTTATTCAAAATTGGATGAAAACGGTTCAAGGTTGGAATCTGTCGGAAACCAGTTTCTACATGCTTTGGGAATATTTTCAAGAACAGGCATTGGAAAGAGTAAAGCTGGCTAACGGAGGCAAAGAAATACCCGTTATTTTATGGACCAGCGGTCTAACCAACGAAAAGAATATCAATCGTTTGGATCCGGATAAATACATAATACAAATTTGGACGACCGCGAAAGATCCTACGGTCGGTAGattaataagaaataattttcgaGTGATCTTTTCGAATTACGACGCCCTTTATTTAGATTGCGG TTTCTCAGCGTGGATCGGTGATGGTAATAATTGGTGTGCACCTTATAAAGGCTGGCAAAAGGTTTACGAAAATTCTCCTTTGAAGATAATTAGGTCGCAAGGTCTCGAGATGAAAAGGAATTTGGTGTTAG GAGGCGAAGCGACTCTTTGGACGGAACAAGCTGATAGCATGTCCGTTGATTCGAAGCTATGGCCTAGATCCGCGGCGCTTGCCGAGAGACTATGGGCCGAGCCGAACTCTAGTTGGATTTATGCAGAGCACAGAATGCTCAGGCACAGACAACGACTGGTAAAAAGAGGTATCCTCGCCGACGCATTGGAACCTGAATGGTGTTTACAAAATCAAGGCCATTGTTACGCTTAA